A region from the Salidesulfovibrio onnuriiensis genome encodes:
- a CDS encoding substrate-binding periplasmic protein, producing MTRIFCAMLLVAILCLPASAGERTLKVVSFESPPYAFTDRDKIKGMLCDVVREGLSRMGLKVRFELVPWKRAVQMVRFGQADAIFYAVCNDERTTFLYYPHEPLVVESTIALKKKGRKIAVDRDFSNAEKLFLGVGRGFYYGPRLEGLLATRRFRKVEEAPGYAINLRKLLAGRIDILLADRVPSAYFIYQQGMGKDIEPVTDDFGEVIVFDSVKSYLAFSRKTTLPEMALQFGKVLLEMRRDGTYTAIEARYTGNGN from the coding sequence ATGACAAGAATATTCTGCGCAATGCTGCTGGTCGCGATCCTGTGCCTTCCCGCATCCGCAGGCGAGCGCACCCTCAAGGTGGTTTCCTTTGAATCTCCTCCCTACGCCTTCACGGACCGGGACAAGATCAAGGGCATGCTGTGCGACGTGGTCCGCGAGGGCCTTTCCCGCATGGGCCTGAAGGTGCGTTTCGAGCTGGTACCCTGGAAGCGGGCCGTGCAGATGGTGCGTTTCGGCCAGGCCGACGCCATTTTCTACGCGGTGTGCAACGACGAGCGGACCACCTTCCTTTACTATCCCCACGAGCCCCTGGTGGTGGAGTCCACCATCGCGCTCAAGAAAAAGGGCCGCAAGATCGCCGTGGACAGGGATTTCAGCAATGCGGAAAAACTGTTTCTCGGTGTGGGCCGGGGATTCTACTACGGCCCGAGGCTGGAAGGTCTTCTGGCCACCAGGCGGTTCCGGAAGGTGGAGGAGGCGCCGGGCTACGCCATCAACCTGCGCAAGCTGCTGGCGGGCCGCATCGACATCCTGCTGGCCGACCGGGTTCCGTCCGCCTACTTCATTTATCAGCAGGGCATGGGCAAGGATATCGAACCGGTGACGGATGATTTCGGCGAGGTCATCGTCTTTGATTCCGTGAAGTCCTACCTGGCCTTTTCCCGCAAGACCACCCTGCCGGAGATGGCCCTGCAGTTCGGAAAGGTCCTCCTGGAAATGCGGAGGGACGGGACCTACACGGCCATCGAGGCCCGGTACACGGGCAACGGCAACTGA